A single genomic interval of Bos indicus isolate NIAB-ARS_2022 breed Sahiwal x Tharparkar chromosome 5, NIAB-ARS_B.indTharparkar_mat_pri_1.0, whole genome shotgun sequence harbors:
- the LOC109559516 gene encoding apolipoprotein L2-like — protein MSSEDRRKSSESENFFEDIIQYLKDSVSREQLELLLTEKEAWETFVAEANLSREEANVLHEYLLELKTDLVEEDQDRPQQDQLDRKRFLEEFPRVKQELEETIAKLHALADKVDKVHRDCTVTNVVASSAGAVSGVLTILGLALAPMTAGISLGLSATGLGLGAAAAVTSVSTSIVEHVSRSSAETEASRLGPIAINEEEAFAEVLCKRTPQIVSSTKNLIQALKGIGKNVRAIKLAKVNPRLASHAKRFMTVGQVSARSSKQVQRAFGGTALAMTKSARIVGAATAGAALLVDVAFLVKEAKHLHEGAKTESAERMRQMAKELEKKLEELIRTYESL, from the exons agAGTGAAAACTTTTTTGAGGATATCATTCAGTATTTAAAGGACTCAGTGAGCAGAGAACAGCTGGAACTCCTGCTCACTGAAAAGGAAGCCTGGGAGACTTTTGTGGCTGAGGCTAATTTGTCCAG GGAAGAGGCAAATGTACTACATGAATATCTGCTGGAGCTGAAAACAGACTTGGTAGAGGAGGACCAAGACAGGCCACAACAAGACCAGCTGGACAGGAAGAGGTTTTTGGAGGAATTTCCTCGGGTGAAACAGGAGCTGGAGGAGACCATAGCAAAGCTCCATGCGCTGGCAGACAAGGTCGACAAGGTGCACAGGGACTGCACCGTCACCAACGTGGTGGCCAGCTCTGCGGGCGCTGTGTCTGGCGTCCTGACCATCCTTGGCCTGGCTCTGGCACCCATGACAGCGGGCATCAGTCTGGGACTCTCGGCCACTGGGTTAGGGCTGGGAGCGGCGgctgctgtgaccagtgtgtccACCAGCATTGTGGAACACGTAAGCAGGTCATCAGCAGAAACCGAAGCCAGTCGCCTTGGGCCAATAGCTATCAATGAAGAGGAGGCGTTTGCAGAGGTTTTATGTAAGAGGACACCCCAGATCGTTTCCTCTACAAAGAACCTCATCCAAGCCTTGAAAGGCATTGGGAAAAATGTTCGTGCCATCAAGCTGGCCAAAGTCAACCCTCGCTTAGCATCCCACGCTAAGCGCTTCATGACTGTGGGGCAAGTCTCCGCCCGAAGCAGCAAGCAGGTGCAGAGAGCATTTGGAGGCACGGCTCTGGCAATGACCAAAAGTGCCCGGATCGTGGGTGCAGCCACGGCAGGTGCTGCCCTCCTGGTGGATGTGGCCTTCCTGGTGAAAGAGGCAAAGCACTTGCACGAAGGGGCAAAGACAGAGTCAGCGGAAAGGATGAGGCAGATGGCCAAGGAGCTGGAGAAGAAATTGGAAGAGCTCATCCGGACCTATGAGAGTCTGTAG